From the genome of Flavobacterium luteolum, one region includes:
- the recO gene encoding DNA repair protein RecO — protein sequence MLVKTKAIVISSLKFQEKSLIVKCFTLSSGLKSYFVRDAFSSRKASQKIAYFQPFSILEIEAVHKNKGTLENFKEIKTAVPFQSIHTDIVKSTMVMFLSEMLHYSIQEEEKNEQLFLFLETALTWLDHHDEISNFHLILLLEITKYLGFYPDLSDIDLPFFEINEGIFTVFHNSTALSEHETNLLKKLIELKFDNSQKIFNVIERQILLKILINFYSAHLEGFKCPKSLDILKEFFS from the coding sequence GTGCTCGTCAAAACAAAAGCCATAGTAATCTCTTCTTTAAAATTTCAGGAAAAAAGCTTGATCGTAAAATGCTTTACACTTTCAAGCGGACTGAAATCGTATTTTGTACGCGATGCTTTTTCAAGCCGAAAAGCAAGTCAGAAAATTGCTTATTTTCAGCCTTTTTCGATTTTAGAAATTGAAGCCGTTCATAAAAATAAAGGAACGCTTGAAAATTTTAAAGAGATAAAAACTGCCGTTCCGTTTCAGAGTATTCATACTGATATTGTAAAAAGTACCATGGTGATGTTTCTTTCAGAGATGCTTCATTATTCTATTCAGGAAGAAGAGAAAAACGAACAGCTTTTCTTGTTTTTAGAAACTGCGCTGACTTGGCTGGATCATCATGACGAAATTTCTAACTTTCATTTGATTCTTCTTTTAGAAATTACAAAATATCTCGGATTTTATCCTGATCTGTCCGATATTGATCTTCCTTTTTTTGAAATAAATGAAGGGATTTTTACGGTTTTCCACAATTCAACCGCGCTTTCTGAGCATGAAACCAATTTGTTAAAAAAACTTATTGAGCTAAAGTTTGATAACAGTCAAAAAATCTTTAATGTAATTGAAAGACAAATATTGTTAAAGATTTTAATTAATTTTTATTCTGCTCATTTAGAAGGTTTTAAGTGCCCAAAATCATTGGATATTTTGAAAGAATTTTTTTCATAA
- a CDS encoding T9SS type A sorting domain-containing protein: MKKIFFCGLFLLLIQFCGAQSKLSWQGYFSFNEIKDISESTTGVFAASENAFFSKNISTNILKTTTTVDGLSGQTISAVYYSETFKKTLIGYENGLMILVNEVDGSILKVVDIINKQLPANKKKINHFMEDNGLVYVSCDFGIVQFNLKTSQFGDTYFIGDNGAEINVKQTAIFNGFIFAATSSGIRKADKTNANLIDYNQWSVVNTGVWSSVETLDMELIAVNDSGYIHRFNSNTFIGFSQLPQAAVDTRAKNHNLFITTANTVYVYNNQMVLNRQIANSQVLDNTLNFSCATAVGDQIFIGTKEKGLFASSLNSGGVFENNTPAGPVRNNIFAIDTGSSVLWAVYGDYDVSYNPYPLDNYGISKYNTSGWLNIPYSEVYDAKSITRVLVNPNNEKQVYASSFFSGLVKVENDVPSFLYNEKNSGLESITTEGPNYIDVRINATSFDKSANLWVTNSRIKNGLKVLKTNGQWGSYAMTSILDNAEESNYSSLAIDRNNVKWIGTDKDGVIGFNETTNVFKKMTFGVDTGNLPIADVRTLALDTKNQLWIGTTKGLRVLSNIGSFQSESQLKANPIIITEDNLAQELMYEQFITSIVVDGANNKWIGTADSGVFMVSPNGQETKYHFTINNSPLPSNYINDIKINAKTGEVFIATNKGLVSFNGIATEANDDLSNVYVYPNPVRPNYSGTVKVAGLIDKANVKITDIEGNLVYEITSSGGTIEWDTTAFGKYKVASGVYMVFISAEDGGETKVKKVMIIR; encoded by the coding sequence ATGAAAAAAATATTTTTCTGCGGTTTGTTTTTACTTCTAATTCAGTTTTGCGGAGCACAAAGCAAATTGTCTTGGCAGGGATATTTTTCATTTAATGAAATAAAAGATATTTCTGAATCGACTACGGGGGTATTTGCAGCTTCCGAAAATGCATTCTTTTCTAAAAATATCTCAACAAATATTCTTAAAACAACAACTACTGTTGACGGACTATCAGGTCAGACAATTTCTGCAGTTTATTATAGTGAAACATTCAAAAAAACATTGATTGGTTACGAAAACGGTTTGATGATTTTAGTTAATGAAGTTGATGGTAGTATTTTAAAAGTGGTTGACATAATTAATAAACAGCTTCCAGCAAACAAGAAGAAGATCAACCATTTTATGGAAGATAATGGGCTGGTTTATGTTTCTTGCGATTTTGGAATTGTACAATTTAATTTGAAAACTTCTCAGTTTGGCGACACATATTTTATTGGCGATAATGGAGCTGAAATAAATGTTAAGCAAACAGCCATATTTAATGGATTTATTTTTGCTGCAACATCGAGTGGCATTAGAAAAGCAGATAAGACAAATGCCAATCTGATAGATTACAATCAATGGTCGGTTGTAAATACGGGAGTTTGGTCGAGCGTAGAAACTTTAGATATGGAGCTTATTGCGGTAAATGATTCTGGGTATATTCACAGATTCAATTCAAATACATTTATAGGGTTTTCACAATTGCCTCAAGCAGCGGTCGATACAAGAGCAAAAAATCATAATTTATTTATTACAACTGCCAATACAGTTTATGTATACAATAATCAGATGGTTTTGAACCGTCAAATTGCAAATTCTCAGGTTTTAGATAATACTTTAAATTTTAGCTGTGCAACGGCGGTTGGAGATCAGATTTTTATCGGAACAAAAGAAAAAGGTCTGTTTGCTTCTTCTCTTAATAGCGGTGGAGTTTTCGAAAATAATACTCCAGCTGGGCCAGTCCGCAACAATATTTTTGCTATAGATACAGGTTCAAGTGTTTTATGGGCAGTTTACGGAGATTATGATGTTTCATACAATCCTTATCCTTTAGATAATTATGGAATAAGCAAATACAATACTTCGGGATGGTTAAATATTCCGTATTCTGAAGTGTATGATGCAAAATCAATTACGAGAGTTCTTGTTAATCCAAACAATGAAAAACAAGTTTATGCGAGTTCTTTCTTTTCAGGTTTAGTAAAAGTTGAAAACGATGTACCGAGTTTTTTATACAATGAAAAAAATAGCGGTTTGGAGTCTATAACTACAGAAGGTCCAAATTATATTGATGTTCGTATTAATGCAACATCATTTGATAAATCTGCAAATCTTTGGGTTACAAACAGCCGAATAAAAAATGGTCTGAAAGTTTTAAAAACAAATGGACAATGGGGAAGTTATGCTATGACTTCGATTCTGGATAATGCAGAAGAGAGTAATTATTCAAGCCTAGCTATTGATCGCAACAATGTAAAATGGATTGGAACAGATAAAGATGGGGTGATTGGTTTTAACGAAACCACGAATGTTTTCAAAAAAATGACTTTTGGTGTCGATACAGGAAATCTGCCAATAGCCGATGTTAGAACTTTAGCTTTAGATACAAAAAATCAGCTTTGGATAGGAACAACAAAAGGTTTGAGAGTTTTGTCGAATATAGGAAGTTTTCAATCGGAAAGTCAGTTAAAAGCAAATCCAATTATTATTACAGAAGATAATTTGGCACAGGAATTAATGTACGAGCAATTTATTACTTCGATCGTTGTTGATGGGGCAAATAATAAATGGATTGGAACGGCAGATTCTGGAGTTTTTATGGTTTCGCCAAATGGTCAGGAAACCAAATATCATTTTACTATAAATAATTCACCATTGCCAAGTAATTATATAAATGATATCAAAATAAATGCTAAAACAGGCGAAGTCTTTATAGCTACCAATAAAGGCTTAGTTTCGTTTAACGGAATTGCCACAGAAGCCAACGATGATTTGAGCAATGTATATGTTTATCCAAATCCAGTTCGACCTAATTATAGTGGAACAGTAAAAGTTGCTGGATTAATTGATAAAGCGAATGTAAAAATCACTGATATTGAAGGAAATTTGGTTTATGAAATCACATCTTCAGGCGGAACAATTGAATGGGATACCACTGCATTTGGTAAATACAAAGTTGCGTCTGGCGTTTATATGGTTTTTATTTCTGCAGAAGACGGAGGAGAAACTAAGGTTAAAAAAGTAATGATTATAAGATAG
- the gdhA gene encoding NADP-specific glutamate dehydrogenase yields MEQKINEFMALVESKNPNEPEFLQAVREFAETVIPFISERKKYDGKNILLRIAEPERSIIFRVPWVDDKGEIIVNRGFRIQMNSAIGPYKGGIRFHHTVNLSVLKFLAFEQVFKNSLTTLPMGGGKGGSDFDPEGKSDGEIMRFCQSFMTELCRHIGPDLDVPAGDIGVGAREIGYLFGQYKRIRNEFTGVLTGKGLAYGGSLIRPEATGYGVVYFTDQMLRTIGHEIKGKRVAISGFGNVAWGVALKVNELGGKVVTISGPDGYIYDEEGISGEKIDHMVEMRATGDNRAERYLEKYPNAIFHKGKSPWEVKVDIAIPCATQNELNGDDAKKLIDNGVLCVTEAANMPSTLDAIKLFLDNKVLFAPGKAANAGGVAASGLEMTQNSIRLNWTSEEVDLRLKEIMVGIHNQCKKYGAEEDGYVNYVKGANIAGFVKVADAMLAQGVV; encoded by the coding sequence ATGGAACAAAAAATAAATGAATTTATGGCTCTTGTTGAGTCAAAAAATCCAAACGAGCCAGAATTTCTTCAAGCTGTTAGAGAATTTGCAGAAACTGTAATTCCGTTTATATCTGAACGTAAAAAGTATGATGGAAAGAATATCCTTTTAAGAATCGCTGAACCGGAAAGATCTATAATATTCAGAGTTCCGTGGGTAGATGATAAAGGAGAAATTATTGTAAATAGAGGTTTCAGAATTCAAATGAACTCTGCAATTGGGCCTTATAAAGGAGGAATTAGATTTCACCACACAGTAAATTTATCAGTTTTAAAATTCCTAGCTTTCGAACAGGTTTTCAAAAACAGTTTGACAACTCTTCCAATGGGTGGAGGTAAAGGTGGTTCTGATTTTGATCCAGAAGGGAAATCAGACGGAGAAATTATGCGTTTCTGCCAGTCATTCATGACAGAATTATGCCGTCATATTGGTCCAGATCTTGACGTTCCAGCTGGAGATATTGGTGTTGGAGCAAGAGAAATCGGTTATTTGTTCGGACAATATAAAAGAATTAGAAATGAATTTACTGGAGTTTTAACTGGAAAAGGTTTGGCTTACGGAGGTTCATTAATCAGACCTGAGGCTACAGGATATGGAGTAGTTTATTTTACAGATCAAATGCTTCGTACTATCGGGCATGAGATTAAAGGTAAAAGGGTAGCTATTTCTGGATTCGGAAACGTAGCTTGGGGAGTAGCTTTAAAAGTAAATGAATTGGGAGGTAAAGTTGTTACAATTTCTGGACCTGACGGATACATTTATGATGAAGAAGGAATCTCTGGAGAAAAAATTGACCATATGGTTGAAATGAGAGCTACTGGAGATAATAGAGCAGAAAGATATTTAGAGAAATATCCAAACGCAATATTCCATAAAGGGAAAAGCCCTTGGGAAGTAAAAGTTGATATCGCCATTCCATGTGCTACTCAAAATGAATTAAACGGTGATGATGCTAAGAAATTAATCGATAATGGCGTTTTATGTGTGACTGAAGCTGCAAACATGCCTTCTACATTAGATGCTATTAAACTTTTCTTAGATAATAAAGTATTATTTGCTCCAGGAAAAGCTGCAAACGCTGGTGGTGTTGCTGCTTCTGGATTAGAAATGACTCAAAACTCAATCCGTTTGAACTGGACTAGTGAAGAGGTAGACTTAAGATTGAAAGAAATCATGGTCGGAATTCATAACCAATGTAAAAAATATGGCGCTGAAGAAGACGGATATGTAAACTATGTAAAAGGAGCAAACATTGCTGGATTTGTAAAAGTAGCTGATGCAATGCTTGCACAAGGTGTTGTTTAA
- a CDS encoding THC0290_0291 family protein has product MRKALFITLFALLGISTTVSAQGLAQEIGIYGGPVTLQSDFGERNNFDNNVGNTGFGIGIMHFINFSANNNRENYFTEHFKVRSDLSYSKTNLKHHGQWVDYKPNGLFARQLRNMHASSSIVSLGAQMEFSPFMKIHDFENTVGSFSPYGAVGFQVSYYSTKVGSHLGDITLPANTPGKYLTPSDGRAHGFSTETGVALSATASVGVHYKLSEMSDLMFETRFQTYNSDWIDGLNPNKDIYKENKSNDWQVWFNFGYIYYLEF; this is encoded by the coding sequence ATGCGTAAAGCCCTATTTATCACATTATTTGCCTTGTTAGGCATCTCAACTACAGTATCAGCACAAGGATTAGCCCAAGAAATCGGAATATACGGAGGACCAGTTACTTTACAGTCTGATTTTGGAGAAAGAAATAACTTCGATAATAATGTTGGAAACACAGGTTTTGGCATTGGAATTATGCACTTCATAAACTTTTCTGCAAATAACAATAGAGAGAATTATTTCACAGAACATTTCAAAGTAAGATCTGATCTTTCTTATAGCAAAACTAATTTAAAGCATCATGGCCAGTGGGTTGATTACAAGCCTAACGGATTATTTGCAAGACAATTAAGAAACATGCATGCAAGTTCTAGCATAGTTAGCTTGGGAGCACAAATGGAATTTTCTCCTTTTATGAAAATTCACGATTTTGAAAACACAGTTGGTAGCTTCAGCCCGTATGGCGCTGTAGGATTTCAGGTAAGCTATTATTCAACAAAAGTTGGATCTCATCTAGGAGACATTACACTTCCAGCTAATACTCCAGGAAAATACTTAACTCCGTCTGATGGCCGTGCGCATGGGTTCTCTACTGAAACTGGTGTAGCTTTATCTGCAACAGCATCAGTTGGTGTTCATTATAAATTATCAGAAATGAGCGATTTAATGTTCGAAACTCGTTTCCAAACGTATAACTCAGACTGGATTGACGGATTAAACCCAAATAAAGATATTTACAAAGAAAACAAATCTAATGATTGGCAGGTTTGGTTTAACTTTGGATACATCTACTATTTAGAATTCTAA